From Pseudomonas sp. StFLB209, a single genomic window includes:
- a CDS encoding LysR family transcriptional regulator gives MLLPDLNLLIALDALLEEGSVVGAARRMHLSPAAMSRTLTRIREALGDPVLVRAGRGLVPTPRALALQAQVRELVEQAAQVFQARDEVDMSTLERCFNVRSNDVFFGSFGARLMDALREDAPGCTLRFVPEGADDDDALREGRIDLYIASRRNFGPEIKVQNLFTSRFCGLAREEHPIFAGSITPQSLAAYDHVSVSRRGRARGPIDTALAALGLQRRVALITPHFHSAIFGIADSDLLLPLPEPVIWGLQTMGLRMRAFELPLELEQVVVIQAWHPRFDKDPAHRWLRQTLKRICSGYQGKPVAAAGNIEATGSAG, from the coding sequence ATGCTGCTCCCGGATCTTAATCTTTTGATCGCACTTGATGCCTTGCTCGAGGAGGGCAGCGTGGTCGGTGCGGCACGGCGCATGCACCTGAGCCCGGCGGCGATGAGCCGTACCCTGACGCGCATTCGCGAGGCGCTGGGCGATCCGGTGCTGGTGCGCGCCGGCCGTGGGCTGGTGCCCACGCCCAGGGCGCTGGCCTTGCAAGCCCAGGTCCGCGAACTGGTCGAACAGGCTGCGCAAGTGTTCCAGGCCCGCGACGAGGTCGACATGAGCACTCTGGAGCGCTGCTTCAACGTGCGCTCGAACGACGTATTTTTCGGTTCGTTCGGTGCACGCCTGATGGATGCCCTGCGTGAAGACGCGCCAGGCTGCACCTTGCGCTTTGTGCCCGAGGGGGCCGATGACGACGATGCCTTGAGGGAAGGGCGTATCGATCTGTATATCGCCTCACGGCGTAACTTCGGTCCCGAAATCAAGGTTCAGAACCTGTTCACTTCGAGGTTTTGCGGCCTGGCGCGCGAAGAGCATCCGATCTTTGCAGGTTCTATTACCCCGCAAAGCCTGGCTGCCTACGACCATGTCAGCGTGTCACGCCGCGGCCGTGCCCGTGGTCCGATCGATACGGCCCTGGCGGCGTTGGGCCTGCAACGGCGGGTGGCATTGATCACCCCGCATTTTCACTCGGCGATCTTTGGTATTGCTGACTCCGATCTGTTGTTGCCGTTGCCGGAGCCGGTGATCTGGGGCCTGCAAACCATGGGCTTGCGCATGCGCGCCTTCGAACTGCCGCTGGAGCTGGAACAAGTGGTGGTCATCCAGGCCTGGCATCCACGGTTCGATAAAGACCCGGCCCATCGTTGGCTGCGCCAGACGTTGAAGCGGATCTGTTCGGGGTATCAGGGCAAGCCGGTAGCCGCTGCGGGAAATATAGAAGCGACTGGTTCTGCGGGGTAA
- a CDS encoding CAP domain-containing protein yields MRLISTVVPLAALSLSLSFSAMANAGEETRLLEAINSYRSQVQPCGNQASAELPPLAADPRLIMPVSNTSDLQQAMTRASYPMVTVQAITLSGPRDADAAMQAVRESFCQVVLDPQFVDIGVSREGRDWRIVLARPLLTARLRDWQSEGQALLSFVNTARSQPRQCGTQAFDAAQPLAWNASLAGAAEGHSRAMANNNFFDHKGRNGDTPGDRVELAGYQAQQVGENIAAGQDNARKVVDGWLASPGHCATLMNPAYREVGAAYAADPKSDAGIYWTALFGTPSGNVSE; encoded by the coding sequence ATGCGCTTGATATCCACTGTAGTGCCGCTTGCGGCGTTGTCTTTGAGCCTGTCGTTCAGCGCCATGGCCAACGCCGGCGAAGAAACCCGCCTGCTGGAGGCGATCAACAGCTACCGCAGCCAGGTTCAGCCTTGTGGTAATCAGGCCTCGGCCGAGCTACCGCCGCTGGCGGCCGACCCGCGTCTGATCATGCCGGTGAGCAACACCAGCGATCTGCAGCAAGCCATGACCCGCGCCTCTTACCCGATGGTCACTGTACAGGCCATCACCCTGTCCGGCCCGCGGGATGCCGATGCCGCCATGCAGGCGGTGCGCGAGAGTTTCTGCCAGGTGGTACTTGATCCACAGTTTGTCGATATAGGCGTGAGCCGTGAAGGTCGCGACTGGCGCATTGTTCTGGCTCGGCCACTGCTGACCGCACGGTTGCGCGACTGGCAGAGTGAAGGACAGGCCTTACTGAGCTTCGTCAACACCGCTCGCAGCCAGCCACGCCAGTGCGGTACCCAGGCCTTCGATGCGGCCCAGCCGCTGGCCTGGAATGCCAGCCTGGCCGGCGCCGCCGAAGGCCATAGCCGCGCCATGGCCAACAATAATTTTTTCGATCACAAAGGCCGTAATGGCGATACCCCGGGCGACCGGGTCGAGCTGGCGGGCTATCAGGCCCAGCAAGTGGGAGAAAACATCGCCGCAGGCCAGGATAATGCACGCAAGGTGGTCGACGGCTGGTTGGCAAGCCCCGGCCATTGCGCAACCCTGATGAATCCGGCTTATCGCGAAGTCGGCGCAGCCTACGCCGCCGATCCGAAAAGCGATGCCGGCATCTACTGGACCGCGCTGTTCGGCACGCCTTCGGGTAACGTCAGCGAATAA
- a CDS encoding LysR family transcriptional regulator yields the protein MSLTLRQVRYFVATAEIGQISQAAIHLNISQSAVTTAIKELESMLGTLLFQRSAQGMSLTDAGRHFLNHAYVILRSVDDALSSPMPNACAKGVLNLAASYTVIGYFLPHHLQRLEQLHPAVQIKVHERERQAIEHGLLDGCFDMAVVLTANLTHPDIVSETLFNSERRLWVPSRHRLCEQPLVSLADIAREPFILLTVDEAEESAMRYWRQARQQPDVRVRTSSVEAVRSMVANGSGVAILSDLVHRPWSLEGKRIETRTVSDGVPPMSVGLAWHRERELSPVMQVVRTYFNEAFLAPQSMAVRR from the coding sequence ATGTCTCTGACCTTGCGCCAGGTGCGTTACTTCGTCGCTACCGCAGAAATCGGGCAGATTTCCCAGGCCGCCATACACTTGAATATTTCCCAGTCGGCGGTCACCACGGCGATCAAGGAACTGGAAAGCATGCTCGGCACCTTGCTGTTCCAGCGCTCGGCCCAGGGCATGAGCCTGACCGACGCCGGCCGGCACTTTCTCAATCATGCCTACGTGATTCTGCGCAGTGTCGATGATGCGTTGAGCAGCCCGATGCCCAATGCCTGTGCCAAGGGGGTGTTGAATCTGGCCGCCAGTTACACGGTGATCGGTTATTTTCTGCCCCACCACCTGCAACGACTGGAACAGCTGCACCCGGCCGTACAAATCAAAGTGCATGAGCGCGAGCGTCAAGCCATCGAACACGGGCTGCTCGACGGCTGTTTCGACATGGCTGTGGTGCTGACCGCCAACCTTACGCACCCCGATATCGTTTCCGAAACGCTGTTCAACTCCGAGCGCCGACTGTGGGTGCCGAGCCGTCATCGGTTGTGCGAGCAGCCGCTGGTGAGCCTGGCCGATATCGCCCGCGAGCCGTTTATCTTGCTGACCGTCGATGAGGCTGAAGAGAGTGCCATGCGTTATTGGCGCCAGGCCCGGCAACAACCCGATGTGCGGGTGCGGACCAGCTCAGTGGAGGCGGTGCGCAGCATGGTCGCCAATGGCAGCGGGGTGGCGATTCTCTCGGACCTGGTGCACCGCCCATGGTCGCTGGAGGGCAAGCGCATCGAGACCCGGACGGTCAGCGACGGGGTGCCGCCGATGAGTGTCGGCCTGGCCTGGCACCGCGAACGGGAATTGAGCCCGGTGATGCAGGTGGTGCGCACGTATTTCAATGAGGCGTTTCTGGCTCCGCAGAGTATGGCGGTGCGGCGCTAA
- a CDS encoding 5-oxoprolinase subunit PxpA, translated as MQSVDFNSDMGESFGPWTIGDGVDNELMALISSANIATGFHAGDPGTMRRTVERAKSLGVGIGAHPGFRDLVGFGRRHINAPAQELVDDMLYQLGALREIARAQGVGLQHIKPHGALFMHLARDEEAARLLVENLQRLEPQLLLYCLPGSVIHRVAQELGQPVVREFYADREYDLSGSIVFTRNVRAFDPAVVAARVLRACQQGLVRTVEGQDLAVSFDSVCLHSDTPGALDLAEAIRQMLDEAGIQVRSPR; from the coding sequence ATGCAGTCAGTGGACTTCAATTCGGACATGGGTGAGAGCTTCGGCCCGTGGACCATTGGCGATGGGGTCGATAACGAACTCATGGCACTGATCAGTTCCGCCAATATCGCCACCGGTTTTCACGCTGGCGACCCCGGCACCATGCGCCGTACGGTCGAGCGGGCGAAAAGCCTCGGCGTGGGCATCGGCGCCCATCCGGGCTTCAGAGACCTGGTGGGTTTCGGCCGCCGCCACATCAATGCCCCGGCTCAGGAACTGGTCGACGACATGCTCTATCAGTTGGGCGCACTGCGGGAAATCGCCCGCGCTCAGGGCGTCGGCCTGCAGCACATAAAGCCGCATGGCGCGCTGTTCATGCACCTGGCCCGCGACGAGGAGGCCGCACGGTTGTTGGTCGAAAACCTGCAGCGCCTCGAACCTCAATTGCTGCTGTATTGCCTGCCCGGCTCGGTGATTCATCGGGTCGCGCAAGAGCTCGGCCAGCCAGTGGTGCGCGAATTCTATGCCGACCGAGAATATGATCTGAGCGGCTCGATCGTATTCACCCGCAACGTGCGTGCGTTTGATCCGGCGGTGGTTGCCGCACGGGTGCTGCGCGCCTGCCAGCAAGGTCTGGTGCGCACCGTCGAAGGTCAAGACCTGGCGGTTTCGTTTGATTCGGTCTGCCTGCACAGCGATACGCCCGGCGCGCTGGACCTGGCTGAAGCCATCCGGCAGATGCTCGATGAGGCAGGCATACAGGTAAGATCACCGCGCTGA
- a CDS encoding 5-oxoprolinase subunit B family protein has protein sequence MDQPIRYSFGADEHLFAEVSESMSLEAFFKGMAITRAVERLELDGVLDVCLANASFQIRFDPDRIAPHALLDAVKGAEAGAVAERSLHTRIIEIPVLYNDPWTHETLMRFRDRHQDPDATDLEYAARINNLADTEAFITAHSGAPWFVSMVGFVAGLPFMFQMVERQRQLQVPKYLRPRTDTPKLTLGHGGCFACIYSVRGAGGYQMFGVTPAPIYDPQQQLPYLQEHMVFFRPGDIVQFKPIDRQTYDQAVADVEAGHFDLRIRPVEFSLDAFLADPTGYPQTLLEVQA, from the coding sequence ATGGACCAACCGATCCGCTATAGCTTTGGTGCCGACGAGCACCTGTTTGCGGAAGTCAGCGAGAGCATGTCGCTCGAAGCGTTTTTCAAGGGCATGGCAATTACCCGTGCGGTGGAACGTCTGGAGCTGGACGGCGTACTCGACGTCTGTCTGGCCAACGCCTCGTTTCAGATCCGCTTCGACCCGGACCGGATTGCCCCACACGCCCTGCTCGACGCCGTCAAAGGTGCCGAAGCCGGTGCCGTGGCCGAGCGCAGTCTGCACACGCGAATCATCGAAATTCCGGTGCTGTACAACGACCCGTGGACCCATGAAACGCTGATGCGCTTTCGTGACCGCCACCAGGACCCGGATGCCACCGACCTTGAGTACGCGGCACGCATCAACAACCTGGCCGATACCGAGGCGTTTATCACGGCCCACAGCGGCGCGCCCTGGTTCGTCTCGATGGTTGGCTTCGTCGCCGGTCTGCCGTTCATGTTCCAGATGGTTGAACGCCAACGCCAGCTCCAGGTGCCCAAGTACCTGCGCCCCCGCACCGACACACCGAAACTGACCCTTGGTCACGGCGGCTGCTTTGCCTGCATTTATTCGGTGCGCGGGGCGGGCGGTTACCAGATGTTTGGCGTGACCCCGGCGCCGATCTACGATCCACAACAGCAATTGCCGTACTTGCAAGAGCACATGGTGTTCTTCCGCCCCGGTGACATCGTGCAGTTCAAACCCATTGACCGGCAGACCTACGATCAGGCGGTGGCCGATGTCGAGGCCGGGCATTTCGATCTGCGTATTCGCCCGGTGGAGTTTTCACTGGACGCCTTTCTCGCCGACCCGACCGGCTACCCACAGACGCTGCTGGAGGTGCAGGCATGA
- a CDS encoding biotin-dependent carboxyltransferase family protein has product MIKVLKPGLATSVQDLGREGYYHLGIPPSGALDQYALSAANRLVGNPANSAGLECTLVGPELQFERDALVAVCGAQMMPRLDGQPMHPDTAFAVKAGQVLRFDFPTAGARAYLAVSGGIDVPVVLGSRATYTLGALGGFAGRCLMAGDRLPLGAEHGKGRPGASLPMALRQTLGGEVVLRVVPGLYYHRLSKTAARDFFADSWTVGSEADRIGYRFKGSSALSFEPREQPFGAGSDPSNIVDSCYPIGSIQVPAGLEPIILHRDAVSGGGYAMIGTVISADLDLVGQMQPNQKARFVEVTLEQALEARRSWKKRLACLEQLFPS; this is encoded by the coding sequence ATGATCAAGGTCCTCAAACCCGGCCTGGCCACCTCCGTGCAAGACCTCGGCCGCGAGGGTTACTACCATTTGGGTATCCCGCCCTCCGGCGCATTGGACCAGTACGCCCTGAGCGCTGCCAACCGGCTGGTCGGCAACCCGGCCAATAGCGCCGGGCTGGAGTGCACCCTGGTCGGGCCGGAACTGCAATTCGAGCGCGATGCATTGGTGGCGGTGTGTGGCGCGCAGATGATGCCGCGTCTTGATGGCCAGCCCATGCATCCCGATACCGCTTTTGCGGTCAAGGCCGGTCAGGTGCTGCGTTTCGACTTTCCCACCGCCGGCGCACGGGCTTACCTGGCGGTTTCAGGTGGCATCGATGTGCCGGTGGTGCTGGGCAGCCGCGCCACCTATACCCTGGGCGCACTGGGCGGTTTCGCCGGGCGTTGCCTGATGGCTGGCGACCGCCTGCCACTGGGTGCGGAGCACGGCAAGGGCCGACCTGGCGCCAGCTTGCCCATGGCGCTGCGCCAGACCTTGGGCGGTGAAGTGGTGCTGCGCGTGGTACCGGGCCTGTATTACCACCGGCTGAGCAAAACCGCCGCCAGAGATTTCTTTGCCGACTCCTGGACCGTCGGCTCCGAAGCCGACCGTATCGGTTATCGCTTCAAAGGCAGCAGTGCACTGAGCTTCGAGCCTCGCGAACAACCGTTTGGCGCCGGTTCCGATCCGTCGAACATTGTCGACAGCTGCTACCCCATCGGGTCGATCCAGGTGCCGGCCGGGCTGGAACCGATCATCCTGCACCGCGATGCGGTGTCCGGTGGCGGCTACGCGATGATCGGCACGGTCATCAGCGCCGACCTGGACCTGGTGGGCCAGATGCAACCGAACCAGAAGGCGCGCTTTGTCGAGGTGACTCTGGAGCAGGCATTGGAGGCGCGGCGCTCGTGGAAAAAACGCCTGGCCTGTCTGGAGCAACTCTTCCCATCCTGA
- a CDS encoding MBL fold metallo-hydrolase — MAKTHRNPDVSSLPILSREQGRYRNHALMKPLSLLRTLRVFWDQAFNKPAGTRPAGQIPLQPLSRQQLLAAPDNSVYRLGHSTVLLKLRNQFWLTDPVFADRASPVQWAGPERFHQPPISLQDLPPLKAVILSHNHYDHLDRMSIRALQEKTEYFLAPLGVGDTLVEWGVPASKVRQLDWWQSTQVAGIEFVATPSQHFSGRSLWDGNRSLWCSWSILNGEQRIFFSGDSGYFEGFKRIGEQYGPFDLTLMETGAYNVEWPMVHMQPEETLQAHKDLRGRWLLPIHNGTFDLSMHTWHEPFDRILALAWENNVNITTPMMGQPFYLQYPSRGDTWWLEVDEAAQPQAQMPEASARSQDCRGRCVGRRQSA, encoded by the coding sequence ATGGCCAAGACCCACCGAAACCCGGACGTCTCCAGCTTGCCCATTCTGTCTCGCGAACAGGGACGCTACCGCAACCATGCGCTGATGAAACCGCTCAGCCTGCTACGTACGCTGCGGGTGTTCTGGGATCAGGCGTTCAACAAACCGGCCGGCACCCGGCCTGCCGGGCAGATTCCGCTCCAGCCGCTGTCGCGCCAGCAACTGCTGGCGGCACCGGACAACAGTGTCTATCGGTTGGGCCACTCCACGGTGTTGCTGAAACTGCGCAACCAGTTCTGGCTCACCGACCCGGTGTTTGCCGACCGCGCCTCGCCCGTGCAATGGGCCGGCCCCGAACGCTTTCACCAGCCGCCGATCAGCCTGCAGGATCTGCCGCCGCTCAAGGCTGTGATCCTTTCGCACAACCATTACGACCACCTCGACCGCATGAGCATCAGGGCTTTGCAGGAAAAGACTGAGTATTTCCTGGCACCGTTAGGTGTGGGCGATACCCTGGTGGAGTGGGGGGTGCCGGCCAGCAAGGTTCGGCAACTGGACTGGTGGCAGTCCACGCAAGTGGCCGGCATCGAGTTCGTCGCCACGCCGTCGCAGCACTTTTCCGGGCGCAGTCTGTGGGATGGCAACCGCAGCCTGTGGTGTTCCTGGAGCATTCTCAACGGCGAGCAACGCATCTTCTTCAGTGGCGACAGTGGTTACTTCGAGGGTTTCAAACGCATCGGCGAGCAGTATGGGCCGTTCGATCTGACCCTGATGGAAACCGGCGCCTACAACGTCGAGTGGCCGATGGTGCACATGCAGCCCGAAGAAACCTTGCAGGCGCACAAGGACTTGCGCGGGCGCTGGCTGCTGCCGATCCATAACGGCACCTTTGATTTGTCGATGCACACCTGGCACGAGCCTTTCGACCGGATTCTGGCGCTGGCCTGGGAGAACAACGTCAATATCACCACCCCCATGATGGGCCAGCCGTTTTACCTGCAATACCCCAGTCGTGGTGATACCTGGTGGCTGGAAGTCGATGAGGCCGCGCAGCCCCAGGCACAAATGCCTGAGGCTTCGGCACGCAGTCAGGACTGTCGCGGACGATGCGTGGGACGTCGGCAGAGTGCCTGA
- a CDS encoding TetR/AcrR family transcriptional regulator — protein MTAPVRLTDQKREAITLAAIAEFRDRGFEVTSMDRIAARAEVSKRTVYNHFPSKEELFAEILRRLWSCAAPAPDASYSSERGLREQLRDLLKGKMATLNDPHFLDLARVAFGATIHSPDRAQTWVNRLNEREEAFTVWIRAAQQDGRLKPLEPEFAATQIHALLKSFAFWPQITLNAPLLSADKQHEVVESALDMFLGWYELRGQVL, from the coding sequence ATGACCGCCCCCGTACGCCTCACCGACCAGAAACGCGAAGCCATTACCCTGGCGGCGATCGCCGAGTTTCGCGACCGGGGCTTCGAGGTCACGAGTATGGACCGGATCGCGGCGCGAGCGGAGGTGTCCAAGCGTACGGTCTACAACCACTTCCCGAGCAAGGAAGAACTGTTCGCCGAAATTCTCCGGCGCCTGTGGAGTTGCGCAGCACCGGCACCAGACGCCAGCTACAGCAGCGAGCGCGGCCTGCGCGAGCAGTTGCGCGATCTTTTAAAGGGCAAGATGGCGACCCTCAATGACCCGCACTTTCTGGATCTGGCGCGGGTGGCGTTTGGCGCCACCATTCATTCACCGGATCGCGCCCAGACCTGGGTCAATCGCCTCAACGAGCGTGAAGAGGCGTTCACTGTGTGGATTCGTGCCGCCCAGCAGGACGGGCGGCTGAAGCCGCTGGAGCCGGAGTTCGCGGCTACCCAAATCCATGCCCTGCTCAAGTCGTTCGCTTTTTGGCCGCAGATCACCCTCAATGCGCCGCTGCTCAGTGCCGACAAACAACACGAGGTGGTGGAGTCGGCGCTGGATATGTTTCTGGGCTGGTATGAGCTGCGGGGCCAGGTTTTGTAG
- a CDS encoding DHA2 family efflux MFS transporter permease subunit yields MASRPGHRSCVKGFAMSQNAPASFTPPSLLLSTIGLSLATFMQVLDTTIANVALPTISGNLGVSSEQGTWVITSFAVSNAIALPLTGWLSRRFGEVKLFIWATLLFVLASFLCGISQSMPELVGFRVLQGVVAGPLYPMSQTLLIAIYPPARRGMALALLAMVTVVAPIAGPILGGWITDSYSWPWIFFINIPIGLFAAFVVKTQMARRPVNTSRQPMDYVGLITLIVGVGALQVVLDKGNDLDWFESGFIVIGSLISLVALAVFVIWEMTDRHPIVNLRLFAYRNFRIGTLVLVCGYSGFFGINLILPQWLQTQMGYTATWAGLAVAPIGILPVLLSPLVGKYAHRFDLRLLAGLAFLAMGLSCFMRAGFTHEVDFQHIALVQMFMGIGVALFFMPTLSILLSDLPPQQIADGSGLATFLRTLGGSFAASLTTWIWIRRADQHHAYLSENISNYDPVTRQTLDSLGGAGPQAYAQMEQTLSSQAYMMSTVDYFYLLAWIFMGLILLVWFARPPFTAKAAPPGGGGH; encoded by the coding sequence CTGGCCAGCCGGCCGGGGCACCGTTCATGTGTCAAGGGATTCGCGATGAGTCAGAACGCTCCCGCTTCATTCACCCCGCCGAGCCTGTTGCTCAGTACCATCGGTCTGTCGCTGGCGACCTTCATGCAGGTGCTCGACACCACCATCGCCAACGTCGCGCTGCCGACCATTTCCGGCAACCTGGGGGTCAGCTCCGAACAAGGCACCTGGGTGATCACCTCGTTTGCGGTGAGCAACGCCATCGCCTTGCCGCTGACCGGCTGGCTGAGCCGACGGTTTGGCGAGGTCAAGCTGTTCATCTGGGCAACGTTGCTGTTCGTGCTGGCCTCGTTCTTGTGCGGTATCTCGCAGTCGATGCCCGAGCTGGTGGGCTTTCGGGTATTGCAGGGGGTGGTGGCCGGCCCGCTGTACCCGATGAGCCAGACCCTGCTGATTGCCATCTACCCACCGGCCAGGCGCGGCATGGCCCTGGCGCTGCTGGCGATGGTCACGGTAGTGGCGCCGATTGCCGGACCCATTCTGGGCGGCTGGATCACCGACAGCTACAGCTGGCCGTGGATCTTCTTTATCAACATTCCTATCGGTTTGTTCGCCGCCTTTGTGGTCAAAACCCAGATGGCCAGGCGGCCGGTCAACACCAGCCGCCAGCCGATGGATTATGTCGGCCTGATTACCTTGATCGTTGGTGTGGGCGCTTTGCAAGTGGTGCTCGACAAGGGCAACGACCTGGACTGGTTCGAGTCGGGCTTTATCGTCATTGGTTCATTGATCTCGCTGGTCGCCCTGGCGGTGTTCGTGATCTGGGAAATGACCGACCGCCACCCCATCGTCAACCTGCGGCTGTTTGCTTACCGCAACTTTCGCATCGGCACCCTGGTACTGGTGTGCGGCTATTCCGGGTTTTTCGGCATCAACCTGATCTTGCCGCAGTGGTTGCAGACCCAGATGGGGTATACCGCCACCTGGGCCGGCCTGGCCGTGGCGCCGATCGGCATCCTGCCTGTGTTGCTGTCACCGTTGGTGGGCAAATACGCGCATCGCTTCGACCTGCGTCTGCTGGCCGGGCTGGCGTTCCTTGCCATGGGGCTGTCGTGCTTCATGCGTGCCGGGTTCACCCACGAAGTGGATTTCCAGCACATTGCGCTGGTGCAGATGTTCATGGGTATTGGCGTGGCGTTGTTCTTCATGCCTACCTTAAGCATCCTGCTCTCGGACCTGCCGCCGCAGCAGATCGCCGATGGCTCGGGGCTGGCGACCTTCCTGCGCACCCTGGGCGGCAGCTTCGCCGCGTCGCTGACCACCTGGATCTGGATCCGCCGCGCTGATCAGCATCATGCGTACCTGAGCGAAAATATCAGCAACTACGACCCGGTCACCCGCCAGACCCTCGACAGCCTCGGCGGCGCCGGGCCACAGGCCTACGCGCAAATGGAACAGACCCTGAGCAGCCAGGCCTACATGATGTCCACCGTCGATTACTTCTACCTGCTGGCGTGGATCTTCATGGGCTTGATCCTGCTGGTCTGGTTCGCCAGACCGCCGTTCACTGCCAAGGCCGCGCCGCCGGGGGGAGGCGGGCACTAA
- a CDS encoding HlyD family secretion protein translates to MATPAAESSSTATTKDQASGKRKVLLLGLAALVVAGGLGVWAWHELYGRWQESTDDAYVNGNVVSITPQTTGTVISIGADDGDLVREGQVLLSFDPSDAEVGLQSAEANLARVVRQVRGLYSNVDGMKAQLAAQRAAVQKAQDNYNRRRSLASSGAISQEELSHAKDDLISAQSALNNVQQQLASSVALVDDTHVSSHPDVKAAAAQLRQAWLANARTTLVAPVTGYVAKRNVQLGQRIQPGTATMAVIPLDQLWIDANFKETQLGKMRIGQPVEIRADLYGSDVTYSGTIDSLGAGTGSAFALLPAQNATGNWIKIVQRVPVRIHINPQELAEHPLRIGLSTTVEVNLHDQNGPVLAQQPPKQPSFSTQVYDRQLADADARIAQLIHDNSAAASKATAQR, encoded by the coding sequence ATGGCGACTCCCGCTGCTGAATCTTCATCCACTGCCACCACCAAGGATCAGGCTTCCGGCAAGCGTAAAGTGTTGCTGCTGGGGCTGGCGGCCCTGGTGGTCGCCGGCGGCCTGGGTGTCTGGGCCTGGCATGAACTCTATGGTCGTTGGCAGGAAAGCACCGACGATGCCTACGTCAACGGCAATGTGGTGTCCATTACTCCGCAGACCACCGGCACGGTGATCAGCATCGGCGCCGATGACGGTGACCTGGTGCGTGAAGGGCAGGTGCTGCTCAGCTTCGACCCCAGCGATGCCGAGGTCGGCCTGCAGAGCGCCGAGGCCAATCTGGCCCGCGTGGTACGTCAGGTGCGGGGACTGTACAGCAATGTCGATGGCATGAAGGCGCAACTGGCAGCCCAGCGTGCAGCGGTGCAGAAGGCCCAGGACAATTACAACCGGCGGCGCAGCCTGGCGAGCAGCGGGGCGATTTCTCAAGAAGAGCTGTCGCATGCCAAGGATGATCTGATCAGCGCGCAAAGTGCTCTGAACAACGTGCAGCAACAACTGGCCAGCAGCGTGGCGCTGGTCGACGATACGCACGTTTCTTCGCACCCTGACGTCAAGGCCGCCGCCGCGCAGTTGCGCCAGGCCTGGCTGGCCAATGCACGTACCACGCTGGTGGCGCCGGTCACCGGTTATGTGGCCAAGCGCAATGTGCAATTGGGCCAGCGTATTCAGCCCGGCACCGCAACGATGGCGGTGATTCCCCTCGACCAGCTATGGATTGATGCCAACTTCAAGGAAACCCAACTGGGCAAGATGCGTATCGGCCAGCCGGTGGAGATTCGCGCCGACCTGTACGGCAGCGACGTGACCTATAGCGGCACCATTGACAGCCTGGGTGCCGGTACCGGCAGTGCCTTCGCCTTGCTGCCGGCGCAGAACGCCACCGGCAACTGGATCAAGATCGTCCAGCGGGTGCCGGTGCGCATTCATATCAATCCTCAGGAACTGGCCGAACACCCGCTGCGCATTGGGCTGTCGACCACCGTTGAGGTCAACCTGCATGACCAGAACGGCCCGGTCCTGGCCCAGCAGCCGCCCAAGCAGCCGAGCTTCAGCACCCAGGTGTATGACCGGCAACTGGCCGATGCCGATGCGCGAATCGCCCAACTGATCCACGACAACAGCGCTGCGGCCAGCAAAGCCACCGCGCAGCGCTGA
- a CDS encoding MarR family winged helix-turn-helix transcriptional regulator, with protein sequence MKHFSADNFDSSLIGLLVGRTNALKDRMLDKYLLPHDVTFAQYKVLIIIAQFSSDTPVELCRHLSLDSGSMTRMLDRLEHKGLVVRSRCASDRRQVRLVLSDKGQQLADLLPSIAADAMNDTFAALDKDEVDTLQRILTKLLVAADDHITLTRLSFKSGRGQ encoded by the coding sequence TTGAAACATTTCTCGGCGGACAACTTCGATTCCAGTCTTATCGGCTTGCTGGTCGGGCGTACCAACGCCCTCAAAGACCGGATGCTCGACAAGTACCTGCTGCCCCATGACGTGACATTCGCGCAGTACAAGGTGTTGATCATCATTGCCCAGTTCAGCTCTGACACACCGGTCGAGTTGTGTCGGCACCTGTCGCTGGACAGCGGCTCGATGACCCGCATGCTCGACCGTCTGGAGCACAAGGGGCTGGTGGTGCGCAGTCGCTGCGCCAGCGACCGGCGTCAGGTACGGCTGGTGCTCAGTGACAAGGGCCAGCAATTGGCCGACCTGCTGCCGAGTATCGCCGCCGACGCGATGAATGACACCTTTGCGGCACTGGACAAGGACGAAGTCGACACCCTGCAGCGCATCCTCACCAAGCTGCTGGTGGCCGCCGATGACCACATCACCCTGACGCGCCTGAGCTTCAAATCCGGGCGTGGGCAATGA